The sequence AGCTGGTACGCATGGCCCCCTTCGCCATCGGCGGGCGGACGTGGACCCTGCACCTGTCGTCCACCCCGCAGTTCGAGGCGGCGGTGGCACACGGCAGCGGCTTGCTCATCGCGGTTTCGGGCGTGCTCCTGAGCGGCCTTGCGGCGTGGGTGACATGGCTTGCCCTGAGCCTGCGGGACCGTTCGCGCTCGCTGGCCGCCATGGCGGCGTCGCTGCGATCCCAGCAGGACGAGCTGGAGGCAGCGAACACCGCTCTCGTGCAGGCGCGCGACCAGGCGCTCGCCGCCGCCCAGGCCAAGAGCGAGTTCCTGGCCAACATGAGCCACGAGATCCGCACCCCCATCCACGGGTTCATGGGACACACCGAACTGGCGCTGGGCAATCCGCTGGACACGGAAACGCGAAACCACCTCGAAGTCGCCCAGAGCTGCGGCGACGCGCTGCTTGCCGTGGTGGACGACATCCTCGACTACAGCAAGCTGGAGGCGGGGCGCTTCGATCTGGACCGCGTGGCCTTCGACCTGCGCGAGCTGCTGCGCCAGAGCGTGCAGACGGTCGAACTGCGAGCGCGGGGCAAGGGTCTCGACATCACCTGGAACGTGACTCCGGAAGTGCCCGAACGTCTCATCGGCGATCCCAAACGGCTTCGTCAGGTGCTGCTCAATCTCCTCTCCAATGCCGTCAAGTTCACCGCGAACGGCAGCGTTCAGGCCGCCGTCGCGTTCCGCCGCGGCGGACCGGACAACGTCACGCTGCGCATCTCGGTGAGGGATACCGGCATCGGCATGAGCGAGGAGACACGACAGAAGCTCTTCCAGGCGTTCTTCCAGGCCGATACGTCGATATCCCGGCAGTTCGGAGGCACGGGGCTCGGTCTTGCCATCTCGGCGCGGATCGTGGCGCTGATGGGCGGCATGATCGAAGTGGAAAGCGCACCGGGCACAGGCAGCGAATTCCACTTCGAGGCGCGCTTCGCCATCGATCACTCCCGCACCGCGGCGGATGGCACGGGCGGCCGTGTCGTCGAACTGTCCCGGAGCGCCGCCTCGCCGCCGCGTCTGCGCGTGCTCGTGGCGGAGGACAATCCGGTGAACCAGGCGCTCATCCGGAGAATGCTCGAACGGCTGGGCCAGGACGTCACGCTCGCCGACAACGGTGTCAATGCCGTCACCGCCGCGCTGGCAGAGGACTTCGATCTGATCCTCATGGATCTGCAGATGCCCGACATGGACGGACTGGAGGCTTCGCACCAGATCCGCCAGCGCGCCAAGGCCCAGGGCCAGACACGCGTGCCGATCTATGCGCTTACGGCAGACACCCTGCCCGGGGATCGCGAGAAATGCGTCGAGGCGGGAATGGACGGCCATCTCTCCAAGCCTCTGCCGATGGAGCAGCTGCGTCAGCTGCTCGTCCGTGTCGCGTCCGAACGAGCCGAGATCCGAACCGAAGACACGTCCGCCCCTTCCCGGACGCTGACCGCCTGAGCCCCATGTTCCAGATGACCGACAGAGATCAGAAAGGCGCCACCCAGCTCGCCCTGGCGCCGACCCGTGCCCACGCGGCGCCGTCCCTTCCGGCACGGCCCACCCGCTTCACGGCCCACCTCCGGCGCCTGACGCCCCCGGGCACGTGGTCCCCCGGCGCCATGCTGCTGCCCGGCGGCGACTGCGACTTCTACGAACCGCGCTGAGGCCCGGCCCGGCCGGCGGCGAACGGACCGGCGCCCGCCTCACCCGCCCGGACACACGGCGGCTCCGCCGTTCGCCTCGTGCGGAACGCGGGCTATATCCCGCGACCCCGTCATCGGTGACTGCGGGAGGTCCGATCGGTATCAGACTTTCTCTAGCTGCGGAACGGGATCTTGAGATACCGCATGCCGTTGCCTTCGGGAGCAGGCAAGCGGCCGGCGTTGATGTTGAACTGAAGGCTGGGATACAGCAGGCGCGGCGCATTCAACCGCTTGTCCCGCGCCTGCCGGAACTGCACGAAGGCTTCCTTCGTGCTCTTCGCCGGAAGCTGCACGTTGTGGAGCTTCTCTTCCCCGATGGTGGATTGCCACAGGACCTCCCGCCCCCCGGGCTGGTAGTCGTGGCCGACGAACACGCGCGTTTCGTCGGGAAGGGTGTAGAGCCGCCCGGTGATGGAATCGAACAGCGTCTCAGCGCTTCCGGACGGGAAGTCGCACCGGCCCACGCCATAGTCCGGCATGAACAGGGTGTCCCCCGTGAACACCGCGTCGCCCACGAGAAACGAGACGCATGCCGGTGTGTGCCCGGGGGTGGCGATGATTCGGATGCGCAGGGCACCCGCCTCGATCATCTCGCCATCCTGCAGCAGCCGGTCGAACTGGCTGCCGTCGGTGGGGAAGTCCGGGGCGAGGTTGAACACCGGCTTGAAGGCGGCCTGGACCTCGCGGATGCGCTCGCCGATGGCCACCTTGGCGTCGGGAAAGCGGGTCTTCATCTCCTGCGATCCGGTCAGATGATCGGCATGGGCGTGCGTGTCGAGAATCCAGTGAAGCTGCAACCGCCGATCGCGGATGAAATGCTCGACCTCGTCCAGCGAACGCGTGCTCACGCGCGAGGGCGCGGGATCGTAGTCGAGCACCGCGTCGATCACCACGGCATCCCGCGTGTCCGGATCCCACGCGACGTACGTGAGAGTCCAGGTACCCGCGTCGAAAAAGGCTTTGACTTCAGGATTCATGAGGTGCATTCCCGGGCCGGAACTTCGAAGCCGGAAGGATGCCACAGCAGCGGCGGCCCGCGGGTTGATTCAGGTCAGGCGCCCGGACCGCTGAAGGCCGGCCAGCGCACGTGCGTCACGCCGCAGACCGGCACCGGCAGCGTTGGCAGTCCTGCCCCGATCCCGAGGCCGATCGGCCTGCCCACGTCCGTCGGTTCTTCCCTAGAATTCACGTTTGCCTCTCCGCTCTCACCGTGAACGCGACCCTTCCCGACTGGCCCGGCCACTGTTTCGGCTGTTCCCCCCGGAACCCTCTGGGACTCCATCTGCGCTTCGAGCGGACCGCCGAGGGCTGCCGCACTTCCCATTCCGTCTCCGACCGGCACTGCGGCATCGAGGGCATCGCCCACGGCGGCATCGTGTCGACCCTGCTGGACGAAACAGCCGCCTGGGCGATCATCCTGCACTCGGGACGTCTGGGGCTCACGACCCGGATGGGCGTGGAGTTCGTGAAGCCGGTGCCGACCGCCACTCCGCTGGAACTGGAGGCATGGATCGTGTCGCGCGATGGAAAGCGGGCCACGACCCGCGCCGAGATCCGCGATGGCGGCGGCGCGGTGCTTGCCCACTGCGCCGCCGAATGGGCGCTGGCCTCCGCGGCCGTGGTCTCCCGCATGAGCGGGCTCGATCGCTCGCTGCTGGCCGGCTTCTTCGCCGCAGCGCATCCCTCACCGGCGGACTGAACGCAACCGCATTCGCGCCGTCGAACCCTCTACCGGGTCCGGCGGCATGCCCCGACAACATCCTGCACG comes from Betaproteobacteria bacterium and encodes:
- a CDS encoding PaaI family thioesterase, encoding MNATLPDWPGHCFGCSPRNPLGLHLRFERTAEGCRTSHSVSDRHCGIEGIAHGGIVSTLLDETAAWAIILHSGRLGLTTRMGVEFVKPVPTATPLELEAWIVSRDGKRATTRAEIRDGGGAVLAHCAAEWALASAAVVSRMSGLDRSLLAGFFAAAHPSPAD
- a CDS encoding MBL fold metallo-hydrolase — translated: MNPEVKAFFDAGTWTLTYVAWDPDTRDAVVIDAVLDYDPAPSRVSTRSLDEVEHFIRDRRLQLHWILDTHAHADHLTGSQEMKTRFPDAKVAIGERIREVQAAFKPVFNLAPDFPTDGSQFDRLLQDGEMIEAGALRIRIIATPGHTPACVSFLVGDAVFTGDTLFMPDYGVGRCDFPSGSAETLFDSITGRLYTLPDETRVFVGHDYQPGGREVLWQSTIGEEKLHNVQLPAKSTKEAFVQFRQARDKRLNAPRLLYPSLQFNINAGRLPAPEGNGMRYLKIPFRS
- a CDS encoding CHASE domain-containing protein, with protein sequence MPRSARSSPATVLPPASSGRRWVTPLAVLLGGLALSFAVWQAVEVQTDVAIGDRFDGVVTDVTTRLEQRIDAYAQILRGGAGVALVEDGLDRGDWALYYRSLQIPDRFPGVQTFLWVPRVDPDRLDVFEREIRSKGHPQYKVWTRSDRRPQTAIAFVEPFVPENVKALGFDMFSEGARREAMIRARDSGEVSITGKVLLVIDNRPLPGFIMYHPVYRDGAMPPDVRSRQAALVGYVASAFRVQDLLNATLGTKREQVHLRVFDGLEPTRDEMLYDSEPAPDETALRQAQLVRMAPFAIGGRTWTLHLSSTPQFEAAVAHGSGLLIAVSGVLLSGLAAWVTWLALSLRDRSRSLAAMAASLRSQQDELEAANTALVQARDQALAAAQAKSEFLANMSHEIRTPIHGFMGHTELALGNPLDTETRNHLEVAQSCGDALLAVVDDILDYSKLEAGRFDLDRVAFDLRELLRQSVQTVELRARGKGLDITWNVTPEVPERLIGDPKRLRQVLLNLLSNAVKFTANGSVQAAVAFRRGGPDNVTLRISVRDTGIGMSEETRQKLFQAFFQADTSISRQFGGTGLGLAISARIVALMGGMIEVESAPGTGSEFHFEARFAIDHSRTAADGTGGRVVELSRSAASPPRLRVLVAEDNPVNQALIRRMLERLGQDVTLADNGVNAVTAALAEDFDLILMDLQMPDMDGLEASHQIRQRAKAQGQTRVPIYALTADTLPGDREKCVEAGMDGHLSKPLPMEQLRQLLVRVASERAEIRTEDTSAPSRTLTA